DNA from Tsuneonella dongtanensis:
CGTCGCGCAAACCGAGATCGGCACCCTCGCCTGCATCGCCAGCGAGGAAATCCTCTACCCAGAGATCGCGCGCGCCTTCGCGTTTCGCGGTGCCGAGGTCCTGTGCCATTCCTCGTCCGAGATCGGATCGCCGCTCGCGACCGCCAAGGACGTCGCCAAGCGGGCGCAGGCGTGGGAGAGCATGGCCTATGTCGTCTCGGCCAACACCGCGGGCATTTCCGGCACCGCGATGCCGCTCGCGAGCGCGGACGGGAACAGCCAGGTCGTCGGGCCCGACGGAAAGGTGCTCGCCCAGTCGCTGTCGGGCGAGACCTACACCGCCTTCGCGACGATCGACCTCGCCGCGCTGCGCGCCGCTCGCCGCACGCCTGCGATGACCAACAGCCTCGCGCGCCAGCGCCCCTCGCTGTTCGCCGGGGTCTATGCCGACGCGCCGGGGCAGGACGCGAATGCGATGCTCGACGGCGGCACCGCCCGCGTCCCCGAGCGCGACGATTTCCGGCGGATGCAGACGGCGATGATCGAGAAACTCGTCAAAGCCGGAGTGATCACGTGAAGCACCGCACCGTCACCGGACAGATCCGCTACACCTCGATGAAGCCGGGCAAGGAAGGGCACGAGCGCGGACGCGAGTGGTTCCGCTTCACCCACCACGCCGACGGCAGCACGATCATGCGCGCGACCTGCGAGATCGAGGAGCCCGACCCGACCGTGCTGCGCGACGTGGTGTGCCACATCGGACCCGACCGCGCGCCGCGCAACCTGCTCGTCCACCTGACGCTCGGCGACGAATACCTCGGCTCGGGCTGGATGGCCTACGACTCCGAAACGGACCGGATCA
Protein-coding regions in this window:
- a CDS encoding nitrilase-related carbon-nitrogen hydrolase, which encodes MSETPTPYAAVAMQLTARSTEACADTAAVRAQILAHIGEIEGAIRSAAIFIEQYAGRPVKLAVLPEYLFTSYPGRIGIPEFAERVGFAADGPEYAALGTVAQRLGLHLAGNAYEVDAHFPGFYFQTSFLVAPSGDVVLRYRRLLSMFAPSPHDVWDAYLDRYGIDGVFPVAQTEIGTLACIASEEILYPEIARAFAFRGAEVLCHSSSEIGSPLATAKDVAKRAQAWESMAYVVSANTAGISGTAMPLASADGNSQVVGPDGKVLAQSLSGETYTAFATIDLAALRAARRTPAMTNSLARQRPSLFAGVYADAPGQDANAMLDGGTARVPERDDFRRMQTAMIEKLVKAGVIT